CCGGAAGGTGTTACTGCAACAGGATACGATTCAAACCAATATGCCGTGGGGAACAATTTTCTGTCCTATATATGGGAAGGGAATGATCCTGACATGTGGGAGCACTTGAGGGGCGAAAACGAGAGTGCCGTAAAATCAAGGGCGATGGGCTTCAGCTTCGACATCAATCCGGTCAAAACACAAATTACCTCGGTAGCCAACGTCCAAAACCAGTATGATGCAGGCTTTCAGACAGGAACTTTTGACCCGTCAGAACTGGGTGCTTATCTCGACAAACTAAAGAATGCAGGCGTAGAGAAAATATTGACGGAAAAGCAAAACCAGTTAAACCAATGGCTTGAAAATAAATAGAAGGAGCTGATCACGCATGTTTAATCCTGTCATTGATGTTCACCACCATATCATCTCTAAAGAAATGCAACGAAAGCAGCGGGAGCTGGGAATGGAGATTCCAAGTTTTATGCCAAAGTGGACGCCCGAGATCGGGATGCAAAAAATGGATGTATGTGACATCTCGTTTTCATTCCTTTCAGCTCCGTCAGACCTGACGTTCATCGACCAATCTTCCGCCAACGCATTGGCACGTAAAATGAATGAAGAGCTCGCATCGTATGCTCAACTTCATCCTGAGCGGTATGGTGCGTTTGCAACGCTTCCACTCCCGGATCCCGCAGCAGCCATGGAAGAAACATTGTATGCACTTGATGTTCTCGGGATGGATGGTGTTGCAATGCTGACAAGTTATCAGGGGAAATATTTAAGCCATCCGGATTACACCGAATTGTTAACCGAATTGGATCGACGCAGTGCTGTTGTGTTTCTGCATCCCATCCTTATACCGCAAAAAATCGCTGGGCTCAGTCCTGCACTGCTTGAGGGCACCTTTGATACGACGCGTGCTGTCACTACGATGGCTGTTCATCGCATTTTCGACCAATATCCATCCATTACGTTCATTCTTCCCCATACAGGGGGCATGGTGCCGTATATTAAATGGAGAATTGCGCTTGCCGCCATCGGGCAAGATTCGATTCAGGTTGAAACAACACCGGAACAATTTCAAGCTGAAATAGCCAAACTGGACCACCTTTATTATGATTCCACGTTGAATCTCGGCACGATCCAAAAGTTGATTGCACCTGATCGGATTCTGTTCGGAGCGGACATACCTTGGCCAGCGGACAGCGTCCTTCGGATACAACGGGAGTCGGTATTCCATGAAGCACAGCAGATCAGCGAAGAAAACGCGAAAGCGATCGCTTATGGCAATGCCTTTCGTCTATTTCCCCGCATTTCTAAGCTTTTTGATATAGAGAAAAAGTTAATTTAAAGTGTTAGGAACCGATAACTCAATCATATAAAGAAAGCAGCTGATCCAAGTGATCGGCTGCTTTTATTCAGCTAACGAGAGGAATCAATCATATATTATATTTTTTCCTTCTTCACTTAGTTTTCTCAAAGATGTAATCATGTGATTAATCTCTTCTTCAGAGTGTCTTTCCCATGAAGCTAATTCAGCTATTATTTTAAGTGGCGATTTAGATCGATATGAAAGTGTTGGGTTTCCAGGAAATTTTTTATCAGTTACGTTTGGATCACTTTCAAAATCTCCTAATGGTTCTACAATGTAGATTCTTTCTTTTGCATTAGATCTTGCCAATTCAGCACCCCATTTGGCAGCATTTAATGTTGCAGTAAAGTATATATGGTTAGAATTTTTCTCTTGGTAATTTGATAAAAATTGTGGTTCTAATAAATCACCAATTTGCAGTTCTGCTTTTGTACCATGAAAAAAAGGGCCTTGATCTATGATCACTTTTTTGTCATCCATACTGATCCACCTCTTTTTTAGTTTTGTATTTAGCAGTATAGTGTAGGAATTCTAAAAAAAACAGTCTATAAAAAAATAAAAAATAACGGTATAATTTAAGTAGAGAGAATGATACTGAGTCCAATAACCCAAGTTTAAGAAAGCAGCCGATCAGCGTGATCGGCTGCTTTTGTTTAACTAACGAGCAGGTTAAAAGATAATCCGTTCAGGGCAGGTCTCTGTCCTGGATTATAGAGTAATGTTGTAATGCCAGAGTATATAGTTGATAAGCATTATCATTCATGATATATTGTTAACCAGTAAACTAAATATAATAATTTATTTAGAATAACCCTATTTATTAAAATAATATTTTTGTTTACAAGTAAATAAGGAGGATCAAAGAATGATCTCAATAGATCGAACAAAACAGTTACTTTATGACCAATTTATCCGTTTTTTACATGTGTATGAGAATCACAAGGATACAGAAATCGAGCATTTCCTAAGTATTGCGCAGCGAGAAAGTATCGAGAAAATCCCTCAGCATTTGACCGCGGTTCATATGATAGATTGCATAGGCAAGCATGAGCCTATTAACAACACGGGTATTGCCGAGGCGATGAATTTGTCCAAAGCAAGTATCACCAAAATTGGAAACAAACTGCTGGAGGAAGGATTCGTCAAACGTACAAAAATGAACGACAACAAAAAAGAGAGCTATTTCCGGTTGTCACCGCAAGGCAAAAAAATCTTTGAACTGCATGAACGTCTGCATATACATGAGGCTGAGCGCTTCTATCGTACTCTCGACAAATATTCGGAAACGGAGCTAAAAGTAATCCATCAATTTCTTCAAGACAGCAGTATAAATATTGAATCCAGATAGAACAAAGGAGAGTGAAGCATATGAGTCTGGCGGAATTGATCAGGGAGCGCAGGAGTATTCGTAAATGTAACTCTACGCCGGTGGACCAGGAGTTGGTTGTAGAATTACTGCGTAAGGCTATACGGCTTCAACCATTTGTTGAGTCTGGCTCATGGCGTGTAGTATATGCCGGAACTCCAGAAGCACGCAAACGGTTGGTGGACTGCATGCTGGAACAGATGTCACAAAGCAAGCTCGGCAAGCTGATTCCAGGGAAACTTCTGGATGTTTTTAAAAAGAGATTTACCGATATTCCTGCGCACGTCATTGTTATGTCGACTGTAGGACCGGATCGTCTGACCAATGACCGCAATTATGCGGCTGCCTGCGGGGTGATGCAGAGCTTCCAACTGTTGGGCTGGGAACGAGGGTTAGGAATGTTATGGGATACAGAGTCCATGATTCAGCATGAAGGGTTCTTCAATGGAATTGGCTTACGTGAGGATGAAAGATTTGTTGGTATTCTTCATATAGGATATTACGACAAAGCGCCAAGAAGTCGGAAAAGGACACCAGCCGAGCAGAAGTGGACCGTATTGCGAGGACAGTCTACATAGAAGAGGAGGATATGAACATGAAATTGTCAGATCTGGAAGGAGACATGGACGGTCCGAGTGAGTTTTTGGATCAACCGGTATCGCAGGACCTAATCCTTGAATTGCTCAATCATGCTGTTTGGGCGCCAAATGATGGCCTCCGAGAACCGTGGCGATTTATCTTTGCCGATAACCAGTATGGGGACATCATGCAAGGATTACAGAACCAGGCCCCTGCGTATCTTCTGGTCTTGGTGAAGGAAGAGGCGGATCAATATAAGCGGGAAGAGGACTTTGCAGCTGTCTGCTGCCTAATTCAGAATTTCCGCTTGCTGGCTCATGAGCAAAGTCTGGGTGTGCGTTGTACCTTGCATGACTGGATGTACGACCCGAGCCGTACTGAAATGTTTGGTGTACTGAGTAACGAGCGCATTGCTGCGGTTCTGGAATTGGGATACGGTGCAAATCAGTGGAAAGGAAATACGGAGTTTCCTGAGACTCAACTTCATTTTGAACTGATGTAGGGGTGGAGACGATGGGATGAGACTCCAAAATGTGAATAAATCCCGATTCAGATTGCACTTGCTTTAATACAGAGGATGGAGTTACACCAATGTTTATCTACTAATGAAATGTCGAGTGACAAGAAAATATACCCATTAAAGTCGCTATTTTAGCGGCTTTTTTTGTTGGATAAAAGACGTTACTTGGAGTCCGAGTCGTTGTTCGTAACTTGTTTCCGATAATGCTGTGGAACTACACCCATCTGTTTACGGAAAATGGACGAAAAATAACTAGAGCTTTGAAAACCACAGGCAAGTGCAATTTCACTTATGGATCTCCGTGTTTCTTTTAACATTTCACAGCTTTTCTGAAGTCGATATTGAGTGACATAGTTACTTGGCGATTGACC
This Paenibacillus xylanexedens DNA region includes the following protein-coding sequences:
- a CDS encoding amidohydrolase family protein — translated: MFNPVIDVHHHIISKEMQRKQRELGMEIPSFMPKWTPEIGMQKMDVCDISFSFLSAPSDLTFIDQSSANALARKMNEELASYAQLHPERYGAFATLPLPDPAAAMEETLYALDVLGMDGVAMLTSYQGKYLSHPDYTELLTELDRRSAVVFLHPILIPQKIAGLSPALLEGTFDTTRAVTTMAVHRIFDQYPSITFILPHTGGMVPYIKWRIALAAIGQDSIQVETTPEQFQAEIAKLDHLYYDSTLNLGTIQKLIAPDRILFGADIPWPADSVLRIQRESVFHEAQQISEENAKAIAYGNAFRLFPRISKLFDIEKKLI
- the arr gene encoding NAD(+)--rifampin ADP-ribosyltransferase; protein product: MDDKKVIIDQGPFFHGTKAELQIGDLLEPQFLSNYQEKNSNHIYFTATLNAAKWGAELARSNAKERIYIVEPLGDFESDPNVTDKKFPGNPTLSYRSKSPLKIIAELASWERHSEEEINHMITSLRKLSEEGKNIIYD
- a CDS encoding MarR family transcriptional regulator, translated to MISIDRTKQLLYDQFIRFLHVYENHKDTEIEHFLSIAQRESIEKIPQHLTAVHMIDCIGKHEPINNTGIAEAMNLSKASITKIGNKLLEEGFVKRTKMNDNKKESYFRLSPQGKKIFELHERLHIHEAERFYRTLDKYSETELKVIHQFLQDSSINIESR
- a CDS encoding nitroreductase family protein, whose amino-acid sequence is MSLAELIRERRSIRKCNSTPVDQELVVELLRKAIRLQPFVESGSWRVVYAGTPEARKRLVDCMLEQMSQSKLGKLIPGKLLDVFKKRFTDIPAHVIVMSTVGPDRLTNDRNYAAACGVMQSFQLLGWERGLGMLWDTESMIQHEGFFNGIGLREDERFVGILHIGYYDKAPRSRKRTPAEQKWTVLRGQST
- a CDS encoding nitroreductase family protein translates to MKLSDLEGDMDGPSEFLDQPVSQDLILELLNHAVWAPNDGLREPWRFIFADNQYGDIMQGLQNQAPAYLLVLVKEEADQYKREEDFAAVCCLIQNFRLLAHEQSLGVRCTLHDWMYDPSRTEMFGVLSNERIAAVLELGYGANQWKGNTEFPETQLHFELM